A region of bacterium DNA encodes the following proteins:
- a CDS encoding recombinase A, with protein sequence MVVSLASPVHDPRFNASGGALLREDGWCLERLAGRLVQLEGAGDSAVLTLAFSIILEAQQAEEPAAWITLHPAGARPPAGSAAPSLFYPPDAHDNGVDLAALPIVRVPGVTAALSAADLLLRSGGFGLILADLGVPPAIPSTALARLAGLARRHQTAMMFLTEPPAASPGSLGSLISVYARARRRRARADRFDCGVEALKDKHRGPVWQHVEVRRGAAGLR encoded by the coding sequence GTGGTCGTCTCGCTGGCCAGTCCGGTTCACGATCCTCGGTTCAATGCCTCCGGTGGGGCGCTTCTGCGCGAGGATGGATGGTGTCTCGAGCGGCTGGCCGGCCGGCTTGTGCAGCTCGAAGGCGCCGGCGACTCCGCCGTGCTCACGCTTGCGTTTTCCATAATCCTCGAGGCCCAACAAGCGGAAGAACCGGCGGCGTGGATTACCCTCCATCCGGCGGGCGCCCGGCCGCCGGCCGGTTCCGCTGCACCGTCGCTGTTCTACCCGCCCGACGCCCACGACAACGGAGTCGATCTCGCGGCACTGCCCATTGTACGGGTCCCCGGTGTGACCGCGGCGCTGTCCGCGGCCGATCTGCTCCTGCGGTCCGGCGGGTTCGGCCTCATTCTCGCCGATCTTGGCGTTCCTCCGGCGATCCCGTCGACGGCGCTCGCGCGCCTCGCGGGCCTCGCCCGGCGTCACCAGACCGCGATGATGTTTCTGACCGAGCCGCCGGCGGCATCACCCGGGTCGCTTGGGTCGCTCATCTCCGTTTACGCGCGTGCCCGGCGGCGCCGGGCACGCGCCGATCGATTCGACTGCGGGGTGGAGGCCCTGAAAGACAAACATCGTGGACCGGTCTGGCAGCATGTGGAAGTGCGGCGTGGAGCGGCTGGCCTGCGCTGA
- a CDS encoding cupin domain-containing protein produces the protein MAGGQAKALQPGDGRVLSVLGNTFTLKVMAADTDDSYAVIEVTSPPNGGLPPHKNTRESETHVIFNGTYSFVLGTQTHKAAPGAVFFVPRGTLHAFQNVGREAGQVLLIPSPGANNEALVARLAERFGGGFPASGPDPAALEALGALARQYGVEPAIG, from the coding sequence ATGGCGGGAGGACAGGCGAAGGCGCTACAGCCCGGAGACGGTCGCGTGCTCAGCGTGCTGGGCAACACGTTCACCCTCAAAGTCATGGCCGCCGACACGGATGATTCATACGCCGTGATCGAGGTCACGTCTCCGCCGAACGGCGGCCTCCCGCCCCACAAGAACACCCGGGAATCCGAGACCCACGTGATTTTCAACGGCACGTACAGCTTTGTGCTCGGGACCCAGACGCACAAGGCCGCGCCCGGCGCCGTCTTCTTCGTGCCTCGGGGCACGCTGCACGCGTTTCAGAACGTCGGACGGGAAGCGGGACAGGTGCTGCTCATTCCGTCGCCGGGTGCCAACAACGAGGCGTTGGTCGCCCGACTTGCCGAGCGGTTTGGCGGCGGGTTCCCCGCCTCGGGGCCGGATCCGGCCGCGCTCGAAGCGCTTGGGGCGCTCGCGCGGCAGTACGGCGTCGAGCCCGCGATCGGCTGA
- a CDS encoding SRPBCC family protein yields the protein MPEVHAGPRSFAPLPRGLWNYYFCEEWRVAAPVERAWTAIRDLEAYPRWWNEFVAVERLNDLDGVGSRVSVHAKAALPYHMHFNLETIVEERPRLAIVKVRGDLIGEMRWRLETDGSGTRLIFDESVRTGKPLLNVFAPVFKPLFAWNHRVMMASGERGLRAYLAGKGAT from the coding sequence ATGCCGGAAGTACACGCCGGCCCGCGTTCATTCGCCCCGCTGCCGCGAGGACTGTGGAACTACTACTTCTGCGAGGAATGGCGGGTCGCCGCCCCGGTCGAACGGGCCTGGACGGCGATCCGCGATCTCGAAGCCTATCCTCGGTGGTGGAACGAGTTTGTGGCGGTCGAACGGCTTAACGATTTGGACGGGGTCGGGTCACGCGTGTCCGTGCATGCGAAGGCCGCGCTGCCCTATCACATGCATTTCAACCTCGAGACGATTGTCGAGGAGCGTCCCCGGCTTGCCATCGTGAAGGTTCGGGGCGATCTTATCGGCGAGATGCGTTGGCGGCTCGAGACGGACGGATCCGGTACGCGCCTCATTTTCGACGAATCGGTTCGGACCGGGAAGCCGCTGCTGAACGTGTTCGCGCCGGTTTTCAAGCCGCTGTTCGCATGGAATCACCGCGTGATGATGGCAAGCGGCGAGCGCGGACTCCGCGCCTACCTCGCGGGAAAAGGCGCAACGTAG
- a CDS encoding anti-sigma factor, whose translation MTHDEIRESIPGYALHALAPDEARDVEAHLADCVECRRELAVFQEAASSLAAGFEPHEPPAALRRRVLDAVRPRGRTVRPGPGWATALAVAAAIVVVLVGIVVSLEQRLTGLSTQVGSEAQALALLADPASRVATLSGSAAGSVRFIFDPATGRGALVATGLRDPGPDLVYQLWLVAGATPRSAGVFRPTSGTPVIVAVGADFPRYQAVAISVERGPGGAARPSAAPVLVGKLGGG comes from the coding sequence ATGACCCACGACGAGATCCGGGAATCGATCCCAGGGTACGCGCTGCACGCGCTCGCGCCCGACGAGGCGCGGGACGTCGAAGCGCATCTGGCGGACTGCGTGGAGTGCCGGCGCGAACTGGCGGTGTTCCAGGAGGCAGCGTCTTCGCTCGCCGCCGGGTTCGAGCCGCATGAGCCGCCGGCGGCGCTCCGCCGCCGGGTCCTCGACGCGGTGCGCCCCCGCGGTCGGACCGTCCGCCCCGGCCCCGGTTGGGCAACGGCGCTGGCCGTCGCTGCGGCGATCGTCGTCGTGCTCGTGGGTATCGTCGTCTCACTGGAACAGCGGCTGACCGGGCTCAGCACCCAAGTAGGGTCGGAGGCCCAAGCGCTTGCGTTGTTGGCCGACCCCGCCTCCCGCGTCGCGACCCTCAGCGGGTCGGCGGCAGGCAGCGTCCGGTTCATCTTCGATCCGGCAACCGGTCGAGGCGCGCTCGTCGCCACGGGGCTGCGCGATCCCGGTCCGGACCTCGTGTACCAATTGTGGCTGGTGGCCGGGGCGACACCGCGGAGCGCCGGCGTGTTTCGGCCGACGTCAGGGACTCCCGTGATCGTGGCCGTGGGCGCCGACTTTCCGCGCTACCAGGCGGTCGCGATTTCTGTCGAGCGCGGCCCCGGCGGCGCCGCGCGTCCTTCGGCCGCCCCGGTGCTGGTAGGCAAACTGGGCGGAGGATAA
- a CDS encoding sigma-70 family RNA polymerase sigma factor, translated as MTRPMAGGTVPLLSAADDQALLARIADEDAGAFETLYARYSAAAYSVAIGLLRDAAQAQEVTQDVFLAIWRGARGFDPARGSARTWILSVAHHKSVDAVRRSRRNPTVPLSETMTGAADVIEAAQARVDAGHVRRALEGLSIEQRAAIVLAYYGGYTQQEIAQRLGVPLGTIKTRMRDGLLRLRTVLPAPAPETAQ; from the coding sequence GTGACCAGACCGATGGCGGGGGGCACGGTCCCACTCCTCAGCGCAGCTGATGACCAGGCACTCCTCGCGCGTATTGCCGACGAAGACGCGGGCGCCTTCGAGACGCTGTATGCACGCTACAGCGCCGCCGCGTACTCGGTGGCCATAGGCCTGCTGAGAGACGCGGCGCAGGCGCAAGAGGTTACGCAGGACGTTTTTCTCGCGATCTGGCGGGGCGCCCGCGGGTTCGATCCCGCGCGCGGCAGCGCCCGCACCTGGATTCTTTCGGTCGCGCACCATAAGAGCGTCGATGCCGTGAGGCGGTCGCGGCGCAATCCTACGGTGCCGCTGTCCGAGACGATGACCGGCGCCGCGGATGTGATCGAAGCGGCGCAGGCCCGCGTCGACGCCGGCCACGTCCGGCGGGCGCTCGAGGGCCTCTCGATCGAACAGCGCGCCGCGATCGTGCTGGCGTACTACGGTGGATACACGCAGCAGGAGATCGCCCAGCGTCTGGGCGTGCCGCTCGGCACCATCAAGACACGGATGCGGGACGGGCTGCTGCGCCTGCGAACTGTCCTGCCGGCGCCGGCCCCGGAGACGGCACAATGA